From Domibacillus sp. DTU_2020_1001157_1_SI_ALB_TIR_016, a single genomic window includes:
- a CDS encoding pyridoxal phosphate-dependent aminotransferase: MKQFKQSQLLSGLPDQFFAALTKKAAQYVSAGHDVINLGQGNPDQPTPEHIVASLKEAAERPDFHKYPPFQGQNFLKEAAAGFYKREYDVDLDPQTEIAILFGGKAGLVELPMCLMNPGEYMLVPDPGYPDYWSGAALADVQMDYMPLVEENRFLPDYGDIGKARLERAKMLLLNYPNNPTGAQATRAFFDETVALAHEHDICVVHDFAYGGIGFDGQKPPSFLQSQGAKEVGVELYTLSKTYNMAGWRVAFLAGNPSVISAVNLLQDHMYVSLFSAIQQAAATALSGPQDCVRELSNRYEKRRNALVDACRSIGWDVTAPAGSFFAWLPVPKPYTSVQFSDLLLEKAHVVTAPGIGFGAHGEGYVRVGLLTEEARLQEAIRRIGRLGLFSAL, translated from the coding sequence ATGAAGCAATTTAAACAATCACAGCTGTTATCCGGGCTGCCCGACCAATTTTTTGCGGCACTTACCAAAAAAGCCGCCCAATATGTCAGCGCCGGACACGATGTTATTAATCTAGGACAAGGCAATCCAGACCAGCCGACTCCGGAGCATATTGTAGCGTCTTTAAAAGAAGCAGCAGAGCGGCCGGATTTTCATAAATACCCGCCGTTTCAAGGACAGAATTTCTTAAAGGAAGCAGCGGCCGGCTTTTATAAGCGGGAGTATGATGTAGATTTGGACCCGCAGACGGAAATCGCTATTTTATTCGGCGGCAAAGCGGGACTCGTTGAGCTGCCAATGTGTTTAATGAATCCAGGTGAATATATGCTCGTGCCTGACCCCGGCTATCCGGATTATTGGTCGGGAGCAGCGCTTGCCGATGTTCAAATGGATTACATGCCGCTTGTGGAAGAAAACCGCTTTTTGCCGGATTATGGGGATATCGGGAAAGCTCGGCTCGAGCGGGCAAAAATGCTTTTGCTGAACTATCCAAACAATCCGACTGGTGCGCAGGCAACCCGGGCATTTTTTGATGAAACCGTCGCTCTTGCGCATGAGCATGATATTTGTGTAGTACACGACTTTGCGTATGGAGGAATTGGTTTTGATGGACAGAAGCCGCCAAGTTTTCTGCAGTCACAAGGAGCGAAAGAAGTTGGCGTAGAGCTGTACACATTGTCGAAAACCTATAATATGGCCGGCTGGCGGGTCGCATTTTTAGCAGGGAATCCAAGTGTGATTTCTGCAGTCAACCTGCTGCAGGATCATATGTATGTAAGTCTTTTCAGTGCCATTCAGCAGGCTGCAGCTACTGCACTTTCAGGGCCGCAGGATTGTGTGCGGGAATTATCAAATCGGTACGAGAAGCGCCGTAACGCACTTGTTGATGCCTGCCGGTCAATCGGCTGGGATGTGACGGCTCCGGCTGGTTCATTTTTCGCCTGGCTTCCGGTGCCAAAGCCTTACACATCCGTTCAGTTTTCCGATTTACTGCTGGAAAAAGCACATGTTGTTACAGCGCCGGGTATTGGATTTGGTGCCCATGGGGAAGGCTATGTCCGTGTTGGACTGCTGACAGAGGAAGCGCGGCTGCAAGAAGCCATCCGGCGCATTGGCCGCCTTGGCTTATTTTCCGCTCTTTAA
- a CDS encoding 2,3-diketo-5-methylthiopentyl-1-phosphate enolase, translating to MNEVIATYRLFDQKGAFEKKAEGIALGLTIGSWTDLPLLEQEQLKQHKGRVLSVQETGEETVYGRGAEVKIAYPAANFSADLPAILVTVFGKLSLDGAVQLVDLSLSDDLAGRFPGPKFGVEGIREQTGAYGRPLLMSIFKGVIGRDMAYMEEQLRAQIAGGIDIVKDDEILFDNPLTPFEERVKLGKRVIEQSGRKALYAVNLSGRTSELKEKAYRGIELGASAFLFNVFAYGLDVLQELAEDPKISVPIMAHPAVSGAFTSAPYHGFSTELMLGKLVRMAGADFTLFPSPYGSVALERSAALKTAEMALQTSVHKPTFPVPSAGIHPGLVPVLYDDFGKDSIINAGGGVHGHPSGAEGGGRAFRQAIDAVLAGRTLEQAAEENEELRVALDLWGSK from the coding sequence ATGAACGAAGTGATCGCAACGTACCGCCTGTTTGATCAAAAAGGCGCTTTCGAAAAAAAAGCAGAAGGAATCGCACTTGGTTTAACGATTGGTTCTTGGACCGATTTGCCGCTTCTCGAACAGGAGCAGCTAAAGCAGCATAAAGGGCGTGTTCTGTCTGTTCAGGAAACTGGAGAAGAAACGGTTTATGGGCGCGGGGCAGAAGTGAAAATTGCCTATCCTGCTGCAAACTTCAGCGCGGATTTGCCGGCGATTCTCGTGACGGTGTTTGGCAAGCTGTCACTTGACGGTGCGGTCCAGCTGGTCGATTTATCCCTTTCAGATGATCTTGCCGGTCGTTTCCCGGGGCCAAAGTTTGGCGTGGAAGGAATTCGCGAACAAACCGGTGCTTACGGGCGTCCGCTCCTCATGAGTATTTTCAAAGGCGTGATTGGCCGCGATATGGCGTATATGGAAGAACAGCTGCGAGCGCAAATCGCCGGCGGTATTGATATCGTCAAAGATGATGAAATTTTATTTGATAATCCGCTGACACCGTTTGAAGAGCGTGTAAAGCTTGGAAAACGGGTTATTGAACAAAGCGGCCGAAAAGCGCTGTATGCCGTAAACCTGTCAGGACGTACAAGCGAATTGAAAGAAAAAGCGTATCGGGGCATTGAGCTTGGCGCTTCTGCGTTTTTGTTTAATGTATTTGCTTATGGGCTTGATGTGCTGCAGGAGCTCGCTGAGGATCCAAAGATCAGCGTGCCGATCATGGCGCACCCTGCTGTCTCAGGCGCCTTCACATCTGCACCATATCACGGCTTTTCAACTGAGCTTATGCTTGGCAAGCTTGTGCGAATGGCGGGAGCTGATTTTACACTGTTTCCATCCCCATATGGATCGGTGGCACTTGAGCGTTCAGCAGCGCTTAAAACAGCAGAAATGGCGCTCCAGACAAGTGTGCATAAGCCCACTTTTCCGGTTCCATCAGCGGGCATTCATCCAGGGCTTGTTCCTGTTCTGTATGATGACTTTGGAAAAGATTCGATCATTAATGCAGGAGGCGGGGTTCACGGCCACCCGAGTGGTGCAGAAGGCGGCGGGCGTGCATTCCGACAGGCCATTGATGCGGTTTTAGCCGGCCGGACTCTTGAGCAGGCAGCAGAAGAAAATGAAGAGCTGCGTGTGGCACTTGATTTATGGGGGAGCAAATAA
- a CDS encoding 2-hydroxy-3-keto-5-methylthiopentenyl-1-phosphate phosphatase gives MQNPVIICDFDGTITKNDNIIAIMKKFAPPEWNALKDGVLSQKISIKEGVGQMFSLLPSSQRSEITEFILADAKIREGFAEFVAYTKEAGIPLYVVSGGMDFFVKPILQGLVPEDHIYCNEADFSGSHIHIKWPHSCDEHCTNECGCCKPSIVRHIAPGQEMIVIGDSVTDLEAAKLASFVIARDLLLQKSEELGLPHKPFETFWDVIDHVKEVVK, from the coding sequence ATGCAAAACCCCGTTATTATTTGTGACTTTGATGGCACTATTACAAAAAATGACAATATTATTGCCATCATGAAGAAATTCGCTCCTCCAGAATGGAATGCGCTGAAAGACGGCGTCCTCTCTCAGAAAATCTCGATTAAGGAAGGCGTCGGCCAAATGTTTTCATTGCTTCCGTCTTCTCAAAGAAGTGAAATTACAGAGTTTATTCTGGCAGATGCAAAAATTCGGGAAGGATTTGCTGAGTTTGTCGCGTATACAAAAGAGGCAGGCATTCCGCTTTACGTAGTCAGCGGCGGAATGGACTTTTTTGTGAAACCAATTTTACAGGGCCTTGTGCCGGAAGACCATATTTACTGCAATGAAGCTGATTTCTCAGGCAGCCATATTCATATTAAATGGCCGCATTCCTGTGACGAGCATTGTACAAACGAGTGCGGCTGCTGCAAACCGTCGATTGTCCGTCATATTGCACCGGGACAGGAGATGATTGTGATCGGGGACTCCGTGACCGACCTTGAAGCAGCCAAGCTTGCCAGCTTTGTGATTGCCAGAGATTTGCTGCTGCAAAAAAGCGAAGAGCTGGGCCTTCCTCACAAGCCATTTGAAACGTTTTGGGATGTTATCGACCATGTGAAAGAGGTAGTGAAATGA
- a CDS encoding methylthioribulose 1-phosphate dehydratase yields MNALQLRWNDLAEVKRELAARDWFPGTSGNLSIKVDDESFLVTASGKDKRKETDEDFLLVDLQGQAIEGFAGKPSAETLLHVEVYGKTAAGCSLHVHTVDNNVISELYAEEGAVTFSGQEIIKAFGIWEENASITVPIIPNHAHIPALAKEFGRYVTQDAGSVLIRNHGITVWGKDAFEAKKFLEAYEFLFSWHIKLQMLKGR; encoded by the coding sequence ATGAATGCATTACAATTAAGATGGAATGATCTGGCGGAGGTTAAAAGAGAGCTTGCTGCCCGTGATTGGTTTCCCGGCACAAGTGGAAATCTATCTATTAAAGTAGATGACGAGTCTTTTTTAGTAACAGCCAGCGGCAAAGACAAGCGAAAAGAAACGGATGAGGATTTTTTGCTTGTAGACCTTCAAGGTCAAGCGATTGAAGGATTTGCCGGCAAGCCGTCCGCTGAAACACTTCTTCATGTAGAAGTGTATGGGAAAACAGCTGCCGGCTGCAGCCTCCACGTACACACGGTGGACAATAATGTCATCTCTGAGCTGTACGCTGAAGAAGGAGCAGTAACATTCAGCGGTCAGGAAATCATTAAAGCATTTGGCATTTGGGAAGAAAATGCATCGATTACGGTACCGATTATTCCGAATCATGCCCATATCCCGGCTCTCGCCAAAGAGTTCGGCCGCTATGTTACACAGGATGCCGGTTCCGTTTTGATCCGTAATCACGGTATTACAGTATGGGGCAAGGATGCATTCGAAGCGAAAAAGTTTCTAGAAGCCTATGAATTTCTGTTTTCATGGCATATTAAACTACAGATGTTGAAAGGAAGATAA
- a CDS encoding 1,2-dihydroxy-3-keto-5-methylthiopentene dioxygenase → MAVIQFQETGERITDKNAIDAFLAAQEVIYEKWDISKLPENLRENYALSDEEKQQILEVFGEEIRDISERRGYQAHDVISLSDSTPNLDELLTNFQKIHIHTDDEVRFIVSGHGIFAIQAKDGQFFNVELEPGDLISVPVNTRHYFTLMDDRKVVAVRIFVTTEGWVPIYDETNA, encoded by the coding sequence ATGGCAGTCATTCAATTCCAAGAAACAGGCGAACGTATTACCGATAAAAACGCAATTGATGCATTTTTAGCAGCACAGGAAGTTATTTATGAAAAATGGGATATTTCCAAGCTTCCGGAAAACCTTCGTGAAAACTATGCGTTGTCAGATGAAGAAAAGCAGCAAATCCTTGAGGTGTTCGGTGAAGAAATCCGTGATATTTCAGAGCGCCGCGGCTACCAGGCTCATGATGTGATTTCCCTGTCTGACAGCACACCTAATTTAGATGAGCTTTTAACAAACTTTCAAAAAATCCATATCCACACAGATGACGAAGTTCGTTTTATCGTCAGCGGCCATGGAATTTTTGCAATCCAGGCAAAAGACGGCCAGTTCTTTAATGTTGAACTTGAGCCGGGTGATTTGATTTCTGTACCGGTCAACACGCGCCATTACTTTACGTTGATGGACGATCGTAAAGTGGTTGCCGTCCGTATTTTCGTAACAACGGAAGGCTGGGTTCCAATCTACGACGAAACAAATGCATAA
- a CDS encoding transglycosylase domain-containing protein, giving the protein MRTVLGYVLIILLIPLSVLTFYYADAEAGKVQNFDDYVEEKIVINEVDLPQASKIKDTNGNIYVELYQPNRIVVDGEKIPSFLKELFLQSEDKHFYEHSGIDAAAVIRAFMVNAQSDEIEQGASTITQQVARNIYLTQDRTLARKIAEVLYSYQIEKKLEKEEILDLYLNVIYFNHNTYGVEAAAQYYFQKPVDKLSKAQMAFIAAIPNNPTLYDPERNFENTKKRQERLIDIMAREEFITPEEAEQIKSEKITLKVRDRLDKYPDYSTYVMHEFRELISESEGFDQQLLNAEGDAREAIQQKLSDRVAEVLASGIVIHTALDPDIQSKAVNAVNNVLAGSSVQASAAVIGNQSHDIVAMSGGKDFQKTDFNRAFQGYRQPGSTIKPLLDYAPYLDTYGAGINDMVSADNYCYQGYCPSNYSKTEYGMVPIKEALAKSHNTAALRLLTKTGMERAYSYLDKFEFEKVTETDHNAPATALGGFDYGMTTLEMASAYTSFIDGTYTKPHAIKRVTDFKGNTLFAWDEEPVRVWSTATSYKMRAMLANVVKNGTGKKANFATSYIGGKTGTTNSYRDLWFVGLTEGYTAAVWTGKDKYENKWDNIRFMESYAPHQLIWKRIMR; this is encoded by the coding sequence ATGAGAACGGTTTTAGGATATGTACTCATCATTTTACTCATCCCCCTCTCTGTTTTAACATTTTATTATGCGGATGCAGAAGCGGGAAAAGTGCAAAATTTTGATGATTACGTAGAAGAAAAGATAGTCATTAACGAAGTAGATCTGCCTCAGGCAAGCAAGATAAAAGACACAAACGGGAATATTTATGTTGAGTTATATCAGCCTAACCGAATTGTAGTCGATGGGGAAAAAATCCCTTCTTTTCTAAAAGAACTCTTTCTTCAGTCGGAAGATAAGCATTTCTATGAGCATTCCGGTATTGATGCGGCAGCTGTGATTCGTGCATTCATGGTTAACGCCCAGTCAGACGAAATTGAACAAGGCGCCAGTACGATTACCCAGCAGGTGGCACGCAATATTTATCTGACACAGGACCGGACGTTGGCACGGAAAATTGCCGAAGTGCTGTATTCCTATCAGATCGAGAAAAAACTAGAAAAAGAAGAAATACTAGATTTATATTTAAACGTTATTTATTTCAACCACAACACATATGGTGTTGAAGCGGCTGCGCAGTATTACTTCCAAAAGCCGGTGGACAAGCTGTCCAAAGCACAGATGGCTTTTATTGCAGCTATCCCAAACAATCCAACTCTTTATGATCCTGAAAGAAACTTTGAAAATACGAAAAAGCGTCAGGAACGGCTGATTGATATTATGGCCCGCGAGGAATTTATTACTCCCGAAGAAGCGGAACAAATCAAAAGTGAAAAAATCACGTTAAAAGTACGGGATCGTTTAGATAAATATCCAGACTACTCAACTTACGTGATGCATGAATTCAGAGAGCTGATTTCAGAGTCGGAAGGCTTTGACCAGCAGCTTTTAAACGCCGAGGGCGACGCCCGTGAAGCGATCCAGCAAAAGCTGAGCGACCGCGTCGCAGAAGTACTGGCGTCCGGTATTGTTATTCACACAGCGCTTGACCCGGACATTCAATCAAAAGCAGTAAATGCCGTCAATAACGTGCTGGCCGGCTCATCAGTCCAGGCATCTGCTGCCGTGATCGGCAATCAATCTCATGATATTGTAGCGATGTCAGGCGGAAAAGACTTCCAGAAAACAGACTTTAACCGTGCTTTCCAAGGTTACCGCCAGCCGGGTTCAACGATTAAGCCGCTACTCGATTATGCGCCTTATCTGGATACATATGGAGCGGGTATCAATGACATGGTTTCAGCGGATAATTACTGCTATCAAGGCTACTGCCCATCCAATTACAGTAAAACAGAGTATGGAATGGTGCCTATCAAAGAAGCGCTGGCCAAGTCGCATAATACAGCCGCTCTGCGCCTTCTAACAAAAACAGGCATGGAACGGGCTTACAGCTACCTGGATAAGTTTGAATTTGAAAAAGTAACAGAAACCGATCATAATGCTCCTGCAACAGCACTGGGCGGCTTTGATTACGGGATGACCACATTGGAAATGGCAAGCGCCTATACATCCTTTATTGATGGCACGTATACAAAACCTCATGCGATCAAGCGTGTTACGGACTTTAAAGGCAATACGCTGTTTGCATGGGACGAGGAGCCGGTCCGAGTCTGGTCAACGGCCACTTCTTACAAAATGCGAGCGATGCTGGCCAATGTTGTAAAAAATGGAACCGGAAAAAAAGCGAACTTTGCTACGTCGTATATCGGTGGGAAAACCGGTACAACAAACAGCTACCGTGACCTATGGTTCGTCGGGTTGACAGAAGGCTACACAGCTGCTGTATGGACCGGGAAAGACAAATACGAAAACAAGTGGGATAACATTCGCTTTATGGAATCTTATGCCCCGCACCAGCTGATCTGGAAACGCATTATGAGATAA
- a CDS encoding kinase-associated lipoprotein B, producing MNIGDLVTAHYKSGKYIGTITGIRPGIYTVKISSVLRHPAQGDLHNPNEADVPFFHERKALAHYEQANIPESAVHSYEGAPLEYNESLIAAVHKLETRLKDRENAFSARSLEALQSVKKEYELMYKVSFK from the coding sequence ATGAACATTGGTGATTTAGTAACAGCCCATTATAAATCAGGCAAATATATTGGAACGATTACTGGCATCCGCCCTGGTATCTATACAGTAAAAATCTCATCTGTTTTACGTCACCCTGCCCAGGGAGATCTGCACAATCCAAACGAAGCGGATGTGCCGTTTTTTCATGAGCGCAAAGCATTGGCGCATTACGAGCAGGCGAATATTCCAGAATCAGCTGTCCACTCTTACGAAGGAGCTCCCCTGGAGTACAATGAATCTCTTATTGCTGCTGTTCACAAGCTTGAAACAAGATTAAAAGACCGGGAAAATGCTTTTTCTGCCCGCAGCCTCGAGGCACTTCAGTCTGTGAAAAAAGAATATGAACTTATGTACAAAGTTTCGTTCAAATAG
- the queC gene encoding 7-cyano-7-deazaguanine synthase QueC: protein MLKNEKAVVVFSGGQDSTTCLFWAKQTFKDVIAVTFNYGQRHDAEIEVAKEIAADLGVPHHVLDMGLLNQLAPSALTRSDIDIEIKEGELPSTFVEGRNLLFLSFAAILGKQAGARHIVTGVCETDFSGYPDCRDSFVKSLNVTLNLSMDHDFVIHTPLMWLDKKETWKLADELGAFEYVRDRTLTCYNGIKGSGCGECPACRLRQNGLDQFIEEKGGGVQ from the coding sequence ATGTTAAAAAATGAAAAAGCCGTTGTTGTTTTCAGCGGCGGCCAGGACAGTACTACATGCTTGTTCTGGGCCAAACAAACCTTTAAAGATGTGATTGCAGTAACGTTTAATTACGGACAGCGGCATGATGCTGAGATTGAGGTGGCAAAAGAAATTGCCGCTGATTTAGGGGTGCCGCACCATGTGCTTGATATGGGATTGCTAAACCAGCTGGCACCGAGTGCATTGACTCGTTCTGATATCGATATTGAAATTAAAGAAGGGGAGCTTCCATCTACATTTGTAGAAGGACGCAATCTGCTGTTTCTTTCGTTTGCGGCGATTCTTGGAAAGCAGGCCGGAGCCCGTCACATTGTAACAGGCGTGTGTGAAACAGATTTTAGCGGCTACCCAGATTGCCGTGATTCTTTTGTGAAATCATTGAATGTCACGCTTAACTTATCAATGGACCATGATTTTGTGATTCATACCCCGCTTATGTGGCTGGACAAAAAAGAAACATGGAAGCTTGCCGATGAACTGGGCGCTTTTGAATATGTGCGGGATCGGACGCTCACCTGCTATAACGGAATAAAGGGGTCGGGGTGCGGTGAATGCCCGGCATGCCGCCTGCGTCAAAACGGCCTTGATCAGTTTATAGAGGAAAAAGGAGGCGGCGTGCAATGA
- the queD gene encoding 6-carboxytetrahydropterin synthase QueD, producing the protein MMQQIYPAPAHDFRYELNKDFHFAAAHYVPHEEAGACRNIHGHTYFVNITVAGDRLNDSGFLVNFQLIKSLVHKRFDHTLLNEDGLFSEDLSERFPTTEVVARTIWEVIQKELDQMANKPKCLQVFVRETPTSYVVFRPKKGDFV; encoded by the coding sequence ATGATGCAGCAGATTTATCCAGCGCCAGCGCACGATTTCCGCTATGAATTAAACAAAGATTTTCATTTTGCCGCAGCGCACTATGTGCCGCACGAAGAAGCGGGAGCCTGCCGCAACATACATGGACATACCTACTTCGTCAACATTACGGTTGCTGGGGACCGGCTGAACGATTCGGGCTTTTTAGTGAATTTTCAGCTGATCAAGTCACTTGTACACAAACGTTTTGACCATACTCTTTTAAACGAAGATGGGCTTTTTTCCGAAGATCTTTCAGAACGCTTTCCCACAACGGAAGTGGTAGCCCGCACAATTTGGGAAGTGATCCAAAAAGAACTCGATCAAATGGCCAATAAGCCAAAATGCCTTCAGGTGTTTGTCCGTGAAACACCAACAAGCTATGTGGTTTTCCGTCCGAAAAAAGGTGATTTTGTATGA
- the queE gene encoding 7-carboxy-7-deazaguanine synthase QueE, with protein sequence MIPVLEIFGPTVQGEGAVIGRKTMFVRTAGCDYRCSWCDSAFTWDGSAKDEIRKMTPEEIWAELCSVGGNTFDHVTISGGNPALLPHIDGLLELFKEKGIISALETQGTKYQPWFKDIDELTISPKPPSSGMVTDFDKLAHIVTQTAGQSVSLKVVVFNEEDLAYAKSVHKRFPDVPFYLQVGNDRLDEEDDSRLLAHLAGRYEWLINLVMPDADFKRVRVLPQLHTFVWGNKKGV encoded by the coding sequence ATGATTCCTGTATTAGAGATTTTTGGTCCGACTGTTCAAGGGGAAGGAGCCGTCATTGGCCGCAAGACAATGTTCGTCCGGACGGCCGGCTGTGATTATCGCTGTTCCTGGTGTGACTCGGCTTTTACGTGGGATGGAAGTGCAAAAGACGAGATTCGTAAAATGACACCGGAAGAAATTTGGGCAGAGCTTTGCAGTGTTGGAGGAAATACGTTTGATCATGTAACGATTTCAGGAGGCAATCCTGCACTTTTGCCGCATATTGATGGGCTCCTTGAGCTGTTTAAAGAAAAAGGCATTATCTCTGCGCTTGAAACGCAGGGAACAAAGTATCAGCCCTGGTTTAAAGACATTGATGAACTGACGATTTCGCCAAAGCCGCCGAGCTCTGGCATGGTAACGGACTTTGATAAGCTGGCTCATATTGTGACGCAGACAGCCGGCCAGTCTGTCAGCTTAAAAGTGGTTGTTTTCAATGAAGAAGATTTAGCTTATGCAAAGAGTGTGCATAAACGGTTTCCGGATGTGCCGTTTTACTTGCAGGTAGGCAACGACCGGCTTGATGAAGAAGATGACAGCCGACTGCTTGCACACTTAGCAGGCCGGTACGAATGGCTGATTAACCTTGTTATGCCGGATGCTGATTTTAAACGAGTGCGGGTGCTTCCGCAGCTGCATACATTTGTGTGGGGAAACAAAAAGGGTGTATAA
- a CDS encoding PatB family C-S lyase, with amino-acid sequence MSRFDEVIERRGTNAVKWDGLKTVFGREDVLPMWVADMDFKAPDVVIEAIKQSAEHGVYGYTIVPDSTREAIVNWMQDRHGWAIKKEWLLFNHGVVPSIGAAVEALTEPGDAVIVQPPVYNPFFDMIQRNGRTLVYNELLLQDGRYEMDFADLEQKMVQEKAKMMVLCSPHNPGGRVWTAEELAKTADLCEKHGVILVSDEIHSDLTRTPRKHVPAASLKEEYAAFTITLIAPSKTFNLAGLQASALIVPDKTIRTKLQTLFAKQGQFTLNQMGIVGMEAAYRYGHEWLEEVLEYIHGNVQLVKEYADEHIPALSVMEPEGSYLVWVDCRTLGLSDKELLDLFLKHGVALGNGAKYGPGGEGFMRINVACPRSAVAETMERMKRAVESL; translated from the coding sequence ATGTCAAGATTTGATGAAGTCATTGAGCGCCGCGGAACAAACGCGGTAAAATGGGACGGATTAAAAACCGTATTTGGCCGCGAAGATGTCTTGCCGATGTGGGTGGCAGATATGGATTTTAAAGCGCCAGATGTTGTGATTGAAGCCATTAAACAATCAGCGGAGCATGGCGTGTACGGCTATACGATTGTACCAGACTCTACGCGGGAGGCTATTGTCAACTGGATGCAAGACCGGCATGGCTGGGCCATAAAAAAAGAATGGCTGCTGTTTAATCATGGTGTGGTTCCGTCTATTGGTGCAGCTGTTGAAGCGTTGACCGAGCCAGGAGATGCGGTGATTGTGCAGCCGCCTGTTTACAATCCATTTTTTGATATGATTCAGCGAAACGGGCGCACACTTGTGTACAATGAACTGCTTCTTCAAGACGGGCGTTACGAAATGGATTTCGCGGATCTTGAACAAAAAATGGTTCAAGAAAAAGCAAAAATGATGGTGCTCTGTTCCCCTCATAATCCAGGCGGCCGTGTCTGGACAGCGGAAGAGTTAGCAAAAACAGCGGACCTGTGTGAAAAGCATGGCGTTATCCTTGTTTCAGATGAAATTCATTCTGATTTAACACGTACGCCTCGTAAACACGTTCCCGCTGCATCACTGAAAGAAGAATATGCAGCTTTTACGATTACACTTATCGCCCCAAGCAAAACGTTTAACTTAGCCGGCCTGCAAGCTTCCGCTCTTATTGTGCCGGATAAAACCATTCGCACGAAATTGCAGACGCTGTTTGCGAAACAAGGTCAGTTTACGCTGAATCAAATGGGCATTGTCGGCATGGAAGCGGCTTATCGATACGGCCATGAGTGGCTCGAGGAAGTGTTGGAATATATTCATGGAAATGTACAGCTAGTAAAAGAATATGCAGATGAACATATTCCCGCTCTTTCTGTTATGGAACCGGAAGGAAGCTATCTCGTTTGGGTAGACTGCCGAACACTTGGCCTTTCAGACAAAGAGCTGCTGGATCTTTTTCTCAAGCACGGCGTGGCTCTTGGAAACGGTGCTAAGTACGGGCCAGGCGGAGAAGGCTTTATGCGGATTAATGTCGCCTGCCCGCGCTCTGCTGTGGCTGAAACGATGGAACGAATGAAAAGAGCCGTAGAATCTCTTTAA
- a CDS encoding DUF1871 family protein: MNEIAQLNFALADVLQAFDPYKAGEGFYDTEMADAIYAVHQEDDAEKLAAEIRRIYEHSFDAPMPGGDPIHLAKKLLSIKQTVSCSL, from the coding sequence ATGAATGAAATTGCTCAATTAAACTTTGCGCTTGCAGACGTACTGCAGGCGTTTGACCCTTATAAAGCAGGAGAAGGATTTTACGATACAGAAATGGCGGATGCGATTTATGCGGTTCACCAGGAGGACGATGCTGAAAAGCTGGCGGCAGAGATTCGCCGCATTTATGAGCATTCGTTTGATGCTCCCATGCCGGGAGGAGATCCTATTCATCTCGCAAAAAAACTGCTTTCTATTAAACAAACCGTTTCTTGCTCTTTGTGA
- a CDS encoding Lrp/AsnC family transcriptional regulator, with protein sequence MKLNEKEVEILEILQKDARFEAADIAKMIGTSETEVAETIRRLEEEKVIVHYATLVDWAKMDNFTGVTAMIDVKVTPKRGVGFDEVAERIYRFKEVSSVYLMSGVYDLSVTVEGQSMNEIARFVSEKLSTLDSVVSTTTHFQLKKYKHDGKIYASKREDNRIVVSP encoded by the coding sequence ATGAAGCTGAATGAAAAAGAAGTGGAAATTCTGGAAATTCTGCAAAAAGACGCACGGTTTGAGGCAGCGGACATTGCCAAAATGATCGGTACGTCAGAAACTGAAGTCGCGGAGACGATTCGCCGCCTGGAAGAAGAAAAGGTGATTGTTCACTACGCCACACTCGTTGACTGGGCGAAGATGGATAATTTCACAGGTGTAACGGCGATGATCGACGTGAAAGTCACGCCGAAACGAGGTGTCGGTTTTGACGAAGTGGCAGAACGGATTTACCGCTTCAAAGAAGTCAGCTCCGTTTATTTAATGTCAGGGGTTTATGATTTATCGGTAACCGTTGAAGGGCAGTCCATGAATGAAATTGCCCGCTTTGTTTCCGAAAAATTATCTACGCTTGATTCAGTCGTTTCCACAACTACTCATTTTCAATTGAAAAAATATAAGCATGATGGCAAGATTTATGCATCAAAGCGTGAAGATAACCGAATCGTGGTGTCGCCATAA